A genomic stretch from uncultured Pseudodesulfovibrio sp. includes:
- the rpiB gene encoding ribose 5-phosphate isomerase B, translated as MSKTIVIGSDHGGFNLKSLFIKTLKEWGYQVEDEGPDCLDSCDYPLFAAKVCEKIKEDDTKLGVLICGTGQGMTMTANRMGVRAALCTNEFLARMAREHNDARILCLGERVTGQGLALEILKAFLETEFGGDRHQRRIDLIDTVSQ; from the coding sequence GTGAGCAAAACCATCGTCATCGGCTCCGACCACGGGGGCTTCAATCTCAAGTCCCTGTTCATCAAGACTCTCAAGGAATGGGGGTATCAGGTGGAAGACGAGGGACCGGACTGTCTGGATTCCTGCGATTATCCGCTCTTTGCGGCCAAGGTCTGCGAAAAGATCAAGGAAGACGACACAAAGCTCGGTGTGCTCATTTGCGGAACGGGCCAGGGCATGACAATGACAGCCAACCGTATGGGTGTCCGTGCAGCCCTGTGCACCAACGAATTTCTTGCTCGCATGGCCCGCGAGCACAATGATGCGCGTATCCTCTGCCTCGGGGAACGCGTGACCGGCCAGGGGTTGGCCCTGGAGATTCTCAAAGCATTTCTGGAAACAGAGTTCGGTGGTGATCGACACCAGCGGCGCATCGATCTCATCGACACAGTTTCTCAATAA
- a CDS encoding tetratricopeptide repeat protein has translation MKKTYRIKFYVTTAATVLLTLLALAGCAQKKTATMPAAGRPMSQAAQLNFDYLLYRDQMQQLQRHVTEGKRSPLTDEEANQLHINAVEALDRVLAAEPSPELYLEKAGLFWNHPEGTSRSRATLKEGLEKFPDDQMLTIYLANSYIADNRVEDAINVMHEYLAKRPDDIQARERLGQMLMDAGKDAEALDVLKEIPAKERSADAIYIMGRVQGNLGMRKAAIASLKKAVAMDPEFTEALVELAFQYELAKDYVSAENIYTSILAQNESFPEARLRLINLNLKLNNPAKALQLTLDGPPSKSFILDAVLMFINDDFFAQGSTALDMLTSDGTIPAEYYFYKAVIADEGESDPDKALGYLDKVAETDRLYPHALRFKAQLFSLQGKKQDALDIAIKGKELYPDAPIFYILESTLDKYDGNLAGSERALKQGLERLKNDPELTYELAMIYEAMGRRAEGLALMETVVRSHPDHANALNYVGYTLAEENRELDRALVLVTKASSLEPENGYILDSVAWVHFKKGNIDKAWEYIRYSVDVVDNDPTIWEHYGDIAAAAGKIKDARKGYNYALKFGHSDAGAIKKKLKDL, from the coding sequence ATGAAAAAAACGTACCGGATCAAATTTTATGTAACGACGGCAGCCACAGTGCTTCTCACACTCCTGGCCCTCGCCGGTTGCGCCCAGAAGAAAACCGCGACAATGCCCGCAGCGGGTCGGCCCATGAGCCAAGCCGCGCAACTGAACTTCGATTACCTCCTGTACCGCGATCAGATGCAGCAATTGCAGCGGCACGTCACCGAAGGCAAACGCAGCCCGCTGACCGATGAAGAGGCGAACCAGCTCCACATCAATGCTGTCGAAGCGCTTGATCGAGTTCTTGCCGCGGAGCCTTCTCCGGAACTGTATCTGGAAAAGGCGGGGCTGTTCTGGAACCACCCGGAGGGCACCAGCCGATCACGCGCCACGCTCAAGGAAGGACTGGAAAAATTCCCGGACGATCAGATGCTGACCATCTATCTCGCCAACTCCTATATTGCGGACAATCGGGTGGAAGACGCCATCAACGTGATGCACGAATACCTGGCAAAACGTCCCGACGATATTCAGGCCCGCGAACGACTCGGCCAGATGCTCATGGACGCAGGCAAGGACGCCGAAGCCCTGGACGTACTCAAAGAGATCCCCGCAAAAGAACGCAGTGCTGACGCCATCTATATCATGGGCCGAGTGCAGGGGAATCTCGGCATGCGCAAAGCAGCCATCGCCAGCCTGAAAAAAGCCGTTGCCATGGACCCGGAGTTCACCGAGGCCCTGGTCGAACTGGCCTTCCAATACGAACTGGCCAAGGATTATGTCTCCGCCGAGAACATTTACACATCCATACTGGCCCAGAACGAGTCCTTCCCGGAAGCCCGACTGCGGCTCATCAACCTCAATCTCAAACTGAACAACCCCGCCAAGGCGTTACAGTTGACTCTGGACGGTCCGCCCTCCAAGAGCTTCATTCTGGACGCGGTGCTCATGTTCATCAATGACGATTTCTTTGCCCAGGGTTCCACGGCTCTGGACATGCTGACTTCGGACGGAACCATCCCGGCAGAATATTACTTCTACAAGGCGGTTATTGCGGACGAAGGAGAGAGCGATCCTGACAAGGCGCTTGGATATCTCGACAAGGTCGCTGAGACCGACCGGCTCTATCCGCACGCACTACGGTTCAAGGCCCAGCTTTTCAGCCTTCAAGGCAAGAAACAGGATGCTCTGGATATCGCGATCAAAGGCAAGGAACTCTACCCCGACGCTCCCATTTTCTACATTCTTGAATCGACCCTGGACAAGTATGACGGAAACTTGGCTGGTTCCGAACGCGCCCTGAAACAAGGGCTTGAACGACTGAAGAACGACCCTGAGCTGACTTACGAACTTGCCATGATTTACGAAGCCATGGGCAGACGAGCCGAAGGGCTGGCCCTGATGGAGACTGTTGTCCGGTCGCACCCTGACCACGCCAACGCCCTGAACTATGTCGGCTACACTCTGGCCGAAGAAAACCGCGAACTGGATCGGGCTCTGGTACTCGTCACCAAAGCATCCTCCCTTGAGCCGGAGAACGGCTACATTCTTGATTCCGTGGCCTGGGTTCACTTCAAAAAAGGGAACATTGACAAGGCGTGGGAATACATCCGGTACTCGGTGGATGTCGTGGACAACGATCCGACCATCTGGGAACACTACGGCGATATCGCCGCCGCCGCAGGCAAAATCAAAGACGCACGCAAGGGGTACAATTACGCCCTTAAATTCGGTCACTCCGACGCTGGCGCGATCAAGAAGAAGCTAAAAGACCTATGA
- a CDS encoding RNA polymerase factor sigma-32: MTSQETMTVVEPEIVDFDEENPEIPEPNAVLINAPAKAAGLESKLPAFVPLTTSKEVGVRDPLQLYLKEIARFPMLDPEEEYALAKRVQEENDQDAAFKLVSSHLRLVVKIAMDFQRRWMQNGLDLIQEGNVGLLKAVTKFDPEKGIKFSYYAAFWVKAYILKYIMDNWRMVKIGTTQTQRKLFYNLNKERQRLQTMGFDPTNEVLSERLGVTEAEIDEMDQRLSKNDMSLNTPLGEDSDATKMDFLPSLGPGVEESIANNQIVDLLLDNLKEIRPMLNKKELVILDSRLLSEDPVTLREIGEKFGVTRERVRQIEARLLAKIREHMTDRIKDFSKDWVVEHD; this comes from the coding sequence ATGACATCACAAGAAACAATGACCGTGGTCGAGCCGGAAATCGTGGACTTCGATGAAGAAAATCCAGAAATCCCGGAACCGAACGCCGTCCTCATCAACGCCCCGGCCAAAGCCGCAGGGCTGGAGTCAAAACTCCCCGCTTTCGTCCCGCTGACCACATCCAAAGAGGTCGGGGTTCGAGATCCGCTTCAGTTGTATCTCAAGGAAATAGCCCGATTCCCCATGCTGGACCCGGAAGAGGAGTATGCGCTTGCCAAACGCGTACAGGAAGAAAACGATCAGGACGCGGCTTTCAAGCTCGTCTCCTCCCACCTGCGACTAGTGGTCAAAATCGCCATGGACTTCCAACGCCGCTGGATGCAGAACGGACTGGATCTTATTCAGGAAGGCAACGTCGGCCTGCTCAAGGCCGTGACCAAGTTCGACCCCGAAAAAGGCATCAAATTTTCCTATTATGCCGCGTTCTGGGTCAAGGCATACATCCTGAAATACATCATGGACAACTGGCGCATGGTCAAAATCGGGACCACCCAGACACAGCGTAAGCTATTTTACAATCTGAACAAGGAACGGCAGCGGCTTCAGACCATGGGGTTCGACCCGACCAACGAAGTCCTGAGCGAAAGGCTTGGTGTTACCGAAGCTGAAATCGACGAAATGGATCAACGTCTGTCTAAAAACGACATGTCGCTGAACACTCCGCTCGGTGAAGACTCTGACGCCACCAAGATGGATTTCCTCCCATCCCTGGGGCCGGGAGTCGAAGAGTCCATTGCCAACAACCAGATCGTGGACCTCCTGTTGGACAACCTCAAGGAGATCCGTCCCATGCTCAACAAAAAAGAGCTTGTTATCCTCGATAGCAGACTACTTTCCGAAGACCCCGTGACCCTTCGGGAGATCGGCGAAAAATTCGGTGTCACAAGGGAACGGGTGCGACAGATCGAGGCCAGATTGCTGGCAAAGATCCGCGAGCACATGACCGACAGAATCAAGGACTTTTCCAAGGACTGGGTAGTCGAACACGATTAA
- the tkt gene encoding transketolase produces MTQMTDKTIAVVKGLIMDGVAKANSGHPGGAMSSSDYATILFSEFLNTNPDDTKWFNRDRFIMAAGHESMLLYSLLHLNGLLSLDDLKEFRQLGSRTPGHPEVNMTPGVEATSGPLGQGFAVSVGFAAAEAHLRDKLGSDIMDHYTYALSCDGDIQEPVALGAASLAGLWGLGKLIVYYDSNKIQLASACNKVDCTDHRKVFEGMCWQVLEVDGHNQDEIRAAIKEGQLETGKPTLIIGHTTMAKGCATMEGSHKTHGSPLSTEEISATKEKLGLPAEDFYVPEDVVANFQSRFDGLRKNAADWQDMLDKKLADADFAAMWKEVTMPRSERQIDWPEFTPGETMATRKAWGTCLNSVMESLPTLVGGSADLDPSNQTQHFRDTYGDFGVDGYGSRNLAFGVREFPMAAIMNGLQLHGGLMPFGATFLTFADYCRNAIRMSALQELPVLYVFTHDSFWVGEDGPTHQPIEHISSLRLIPDLIDLRPADAMETAVCLDIALKQEKMPSTIFLTRQGLPILDPAEYPAIVDGPRKGGYVLKDCEGTPDIILIGSGSEVALCLETARLLKRKVRVVSMPSTKLFDDQPESYKNEVLPQTVTARAAAEAGRTALWHKYVGLNGVVLGLDHFGASAPGKVLSDKYGFTPENFARMIREKY; encoded by the coding sequence ATGACACAGATGACGGACAAGACCATTGCCGTGGTCAAGGGGTTAATCATGGACGGCGTTGCCAAGGCCAATTCCGGCCATCCCGGCGGCGCAATGTCCTCCTCAGACTATGCCACGATCCTGTTCTCCGAGTTCCTGAACACCAACCCGGATGACACAAAATGGTTCAACCGGGACCGCTTCATCATGGCCGCTGGACACGAATCCATGCTGCTCTATAGCCTGCTGCACCTGAACGGTCTGCTCAGCCTTGATGACCTCAAGGAATTTCGCCAGCTCGGTTCCCGCACGCCGGGCCATCCTGAAGTGAATATGACTCCGGGCGTCGAAGCCACATCCGGCCCGTTGGGTCAGGGATTCGCCGTGTCCGTAGGATTTGCCGCTGCCGAAGCGCACCTGCGAGACAAACTCGGCAGCGACATCATGGACCACTACACTTACGCCCTGTCCTGCGACGGCGACATTCAGGAGCCAGTGGCTCTCGGTGCCGCATCTCTGGCTGGTCTTTGGGGGCTGGGCAAGCTCATCGTGTACTACGATTCCAACAAGATCCAGCTCGCCAGCGCCTGTAACAAAGTAGACTGCACCGATCATCGCAAGGTCTTTGAAGGCATGTGCTGGCAGGTTCTGGAAGTGGACGGTCACAATCAGGACGAAATCCGCGCTGCCATCAAGGAAGGCCAGCTTGAAACCGGCAAACCGACACTGATCATCGGGCACACCACCATGGCAAAGGGCTGCGCCACCATGGAAGGCAGCCACAAGACCCACGGTTCTCCGTTATCCACTGAAGAGATTTCAGCCACCAAGGAAAAACTCGGCCTGCCCGCCGAAGACTTCTATGTCCCCGAGGACGTGGTTGCCAACTTCCAGTCCCGTTTTGATGGTCTGCGCAAGAATGCAGCCGATTGGCAGGATATGCTCGACAAGAAACTGGCTGATGCCGACTTCGCCGCCATGTGGAAAGAAGTCACCATGCCACGCTCCGAGCGTCAGATTGATTGGCCGGAATTCACCCCCGGTGAAACCATGGCGACCCGCAAAGCGTGGGGAACCTGCCTGAACTCCGTCATGGAATCCCTGCCCACTCTGGTGGGTGGCTCCGCCGACCTTGATCCGTCCAACCAGACACAGCACTTCCGCGACACTTACGGCGACTTCGGCGTGGACGGGTATGGTTCTCGCAACCTCGCTTTCGGCGTCCGCGAATTCCCCATGGCCGCGATCATGAACGGTCTGCAACTGCACGGTGGCTTGATGCCTTTCGGCGCGACCTTCCTGACTTTTGCCGACTACTGCCGCAACGCCATCCGCATGTCTGCACTGCAGGAACTGCCGGTGCTGTACGTGTTCACCCATGATTCCTTCTGGGTGGGCGAAGACGGACCGACCCATCAGCCAATCGAGCACATCAGCTCCCTGCGGCTGATCCCGGATCTCATCGACCTGCGCCCGGCTGACGCCATGGAGACTGCGGTCTGCCTGGACATCGCCCTCAAGCAGGAGAAAATGCCGTCCACCATCTTCCTGACCCGTCAGGGGCTGCCCATCCTCGACCCCGCCGAGTACCCGGCTATTGTCGACGGCCCCCGCAAGGGTGGCTACGTCCTCAAGGACTGCGAAGGAACCCCGGATATTATCCTTATCGGATCCGGCTCTGAAGTCGCCCTGTGTCTAGAAACAGCCAGGCTGCTCAAACGCAAGGTACGCGTGGTTTCCATGCCTTCTACCAAATTGTTTGACGATCAGCCCGAATCGTATAAAAATGAAGTCTTGCCCCAGACAGTCACGGCTCGCGCAGCCGCTGAAGCCGGTCGCACTGCCCTGTGGCACAAATATGTCGGCCTGAACGGCGTTGTCCTCGGCCTGGACCATTTCGGTGCCAGTGCCCCCGGCAAAGTTTTGTCCGACAAGTACGGGTTCACTCCCGAAAACTTTGCCCGAATGATCCGAGAGAAATACTAG